One Pseudomonas sp. B21_DOA genomic window, ACGTCGAAGCGATCATGCGCGAAACCGCCGGGCATGGCGTTGATGTGGTGTTCGACACCATCGGCGGCGATACCCTGGCCCGCAGCCCCGACGCGCTCGCTCAGCTTGGCCGTGTCGTCTCGATCGTCGACATCGCGCAGCCACAAAACCTCGTCCAGGCCTGGGGCAAGAACGCCAGCTACCACTTCGTCTTCACCCGGCAGAATCGCGGCAAGCTCGATGAACTGAGCGCGCTGGTCGAGCGCGGCCAGTTGCGGCCCCACGTTGGCGCGGTCTATTCGCTCGCCGACATCCCGCTCGCCCATGCCCGACTGGAGAGCGCCAACAACGGTCTGCTGGGAAAAATCGCCATCGCCGTCGAGCCTTCGCTCATCGTCTGAATCCGCTCACTGATTTTGGAGAAACATCATGGTTTACGAGATCGCTGCGCTGCCCGTTCACCCGCAACAGACTGAGGCCTTCCGACGCGCATTTGCCGAAGTCGAACCGTTGCTCACCCGCGCCAAGGGATACGGCGGCCACTTGCTGGCGCAAGGTATTGAAACCCCCGAGCAATTCAATTTGATCGTGCGCTGGCAGTCACTTGAGGACCACTCGCCGGGGTTTGAAGAAAGCGAGGACCACCAGCGCTTCATGCTGGGGCTGCAGGATTATTTCTCCGCAGAACCGAAGGTCTACCACATTGAGGGTGGTGCTTTTCCGGGTGGCGATTTTGGCGTACCGGACAACGGTGCCAGCTTAGGCATCTGAGGGAGCATGTGGCTGTTCGTCACACGCGGCTGTGGCTGGTCGAGCGTGCTTGTGATGAATTGCCACATTAATTCCGCTTCGGCCTGTTCATGGGGCAGGGGTGGCAGGCAAAATGCGCCGTTTTCCATATGTCTTGTACTGCTGCTCATCCAAGGAAGGCCACTTGAAAGTCACTCTCCACGCTTCCCTGCGCCCTGAAATCTGGCCAGCCGTTGTTTTATTGCTGCTGGCAAGTCTGATCACGACCGGCTGCACGCGCTCCCATTCTCCAAAACCGGTGGAGCGCGATCTTTGTCTGGATGCCGGTCCAGAGCATACAACGGCCTACGCCAAATGCGTGAGCGAGCGGAAAGAGCGCCAAGCTGAAGCGCTCAAAATACTGCTCAGTGATGATCCTGCTGACAATCCGCAACGACAAGTGGCCGTGCCAGGCGACAGCGATTTCCAACCGTCAGATTTTCCTGACGAGCCAATGCCAGCGAGTTTTCGCATGTCTTCCAACCTGAATCTCAAGGACGCCCAGGCGTTTGCTTACAAGACTCGAATCAGCTGGAAATACGTGCCGGATCA contains:
- a CDS encoding antibiotic biosynthesis monooxygenase, with translation MVYEIAALPVHPQQTEAFRRAFAEVEPLLTRAKGYGGHLLAQGIETPEQFNLIVRWQSLEDHSPGFEESEDHQRFMLGLQDYFSAEPKVYHIEGGAFPGGDFGVPDNGASLGI